CGCGAGCGCGTACACGCGCAGCGGGTCCGCCAGCCGCGCCGAGCGTCGTCCCGCCAGCCACGCACCGATCGACATCCCACCGAGGAAGATGACGAGGACGATGATCTGCGCGTACGCGCTGTGGCCGACGAACAGGCCGAGGTACCGGCTCCAGATGGACTCGTACATCAACCCGGCCGCGCCGGACGCCGTGAACAGGATGTACAGCAGCTGGAGCATGCGATCGTGATCGAGAGAGGAGCCGAAAAGTGCTAGGGAGTCCCCGTAGTTCGTTGGGACACAAACGAGACCGCGAAATCGCTTGATGCGGGCCCGTCTTGTGCTTTATATCACCGTGCGATCACGTCGAGGCTGGTACGAGCCCTGCGGTACAGATATTTGCCATGGGCTCGTGGTGGCCTTCCGGAGTCCGTAGTTGCGGCGGTCGACGTAGTAGTTAGCCAACCGTGACTTGCGGAACTGCCGCGGGGTCGTATCGTAGTCGCAGCATGCTATACCTCGCGCCGAGGTGAGGCAGCATGCGCGCGTTCGGTCATCTTCACGGGGGGTGCGGCATGAGAGGAAAGTTCTTCAGAGGAGCAGCCGTCGCGGTGACACTGGTCGTCAGCGCAACGACGGCATCGGCCCAGACCAGCCAGCTGAACATCTTCGGCAGCGCGCGGGTCTTCCAGCAGCTTCCGGGGGCGGCGAACAACCTGATCGTCGACTTCCTGCCGCCGACGCTCGGCGGCAACGGGTCGGTCTTCACGACGATCAACCCGGCGGACCAGACGGGTGTGTTCTCGTTCCTGGCGCCGCTCACGATGGGTCTGAACACGGACTTCGTTTTCGGCACGGGCCCGACGCCGCCGCCGACGACGCTGCCGTCGACGATCCTCACGATCGGCGGGTTCACCTTCACCGGCACCACGTTCGGTTCGGGTAACGTCCCGGGCACGCCGGTCATCCTGACGTACGACCCGACGGCGAACACGACGTCGGCCACGGTCAACGTGCTCGGCACGGTGACGGGGCCGGGGCTGGTCGGTGGCAAGTTCACGGGCTCGTACACGACGCAGTTCCCGGGCATCGATCCGGTGACGCTCCAGACGCAGATCGAGTCGGGCACGGTCCTGTCGAAGTCGATCTCGGCGACGTTCATCGTCTCCTCGGTTCCGGAGCCGGCGACGGTCGCCCTGATGGGCACGGGGCTCATCGCTCTGTTCGGCGCGGTTCGCCGCCGTCGCACGGAAGTCTGAGCTAGGCAGGCAGCACCCTCGCTGGGCCCCCTCGGCGGCTCCGGCGATGACCGGCAGTCAACGCGGTTAGAACAGAAGCGGCGGGCGCCCCGGGGCGCCCGCCGCTTCTCGTTTCTCCTCGCTCCGGTTCGTCAGGCCGCGACCTGGCGGGCTGCGGTCCCCGGCGGGGCGAGGCGCTCGCGGGCCTCCCGCACGGCGTCGGCGAGGAGCGCCGCGGCCTCGCGCGCCTGCTGCGGGGTGTGGTCCGACATGGCCTGCATGCGGAACCGCGCTGCCCGGACGCCCACGGCCGGGAACTCCACGAGGTTCGCGAACAGCCCGCGCTCCAGCACCCCGGCGCTCGCGACGCGGGCGAGCGACGTCTGCCCGATGAGCACCGGCACGACCGCCGACGGGTCGCCGAGGCAGGTGAGCCCCTGCTCGGCCAGCGCGCCGCGGAGCGTGTGCACGACGCTCATGAGCGAGGCGCGCCGAGCGTCGCCCTCCTCCGACCGCACGATCCGGAGCGCCTCGCGCACCGTCGCGATCTGGATGGGCGACATCGAGTTCGAGAACGTGTGCGGGCCGCCGTAGGCCTCGAGGTAGGCGCGCACGCCGGGGTGCCGCGTGGCGACGAAGCCGCCGTTGGAGGCGAACGTCTTCGAGAAGGCGCCCATCACGAGGTCGATCTCGCCGAGCATGCCCTCGCGGCCGATGTGCCCCGTGCCGCCCGGGCCGAGCGACCCGAAGTCGTGCGCGACGTCGACGAGGAGCGTCGCCTGGTACTCGTGACACACCGCCTGCATCGCGCGCAGGTCGGGCGAGTCGGAGTCCATCGAGAACAGCCCCTCGGTGACCACGAGGATGCCGTTGCTGGCGTCGCCCGCCCGGATGCCGGCGAGCGCGCGGCGCAGGGCGTCGACGTTGATGTGCTCGATGTGCGTGATGTTGCGAGTCGCCGCGTTCGCGCCGGTCTGCAACGAGTTGTGCGCGAGCCGGTCGAGGACGATGTGGTCGTCGGGACGCACGAGCGCCGTGACCGCGCCGAACGCCGCACCCCACCCAGACGAGAAGAGCACCACGTGCTCCGTGTTGAGCGTCTCGCCGATCTCCGTCTCGAGCGCGCGCGAGATGTCGGAGCGTCCCTGGAGCGCCGCGGAGCCGCCGCTGTGTACGCCGTAGCGGCGCAGCGCCTCCATCGCCGCCTCCTGCACCGACGGATGCGACGCGAGCGACAGATAGTCCTGCGTCGCGAAGTTCAGTCCATAGCGGATGGCCGACTGCGTCTCGGCCTCGGCGTGCGTCGTCGTACCCGGCGCGCTCGTGACAGCGCGTGCGTACGGCCACACATGCGCCTCGCGGCGCGCCATGATCCACGGAACGATCGGCGCCGTCCGCGCCAGGAGATCGGGGCCCGTCGGGCGCGCGAACTCGGCAAAGCTGCCGCGGAGTGGATCGACACTTCCATGTGCGACGCTCGCCGGATTCGGCGGTGCGACGACCGGCATCCCGGTCGCTCCAGTCGTACGTGGCAGCGGCGCGATGATGGGCGACACGGCTAGGCTCCTCCCGGGAGAGTCGTGACTCGGGCGCGAATGGTGAACGCGATGCGAGGCGCGCTAGTGCCTGCGGCTGCTACGTCAGACGCACCGCTGTACTTCACACGATCGGGGAGCGAGGCCGTCACGAACAGGCGATGGTCTCGCGTGAGCGGCGGGCCTCATCCATGACGTTCCACGAAGGAATCGCCGTGACGACGAGGAGGCTCGAGGATACAGGAATGGCCGGGGCAGTATATGGTATGCCGTCGGTGCTGTGAAGATTCCATCGGGACCGAAACGTCACGTGGATCACACAATGACGAAGATCGGCACTAGCGCAATAGCCGCTAGGGGTCATTCGACCCGTGGACTGTTGCATGTTTCCCACAGGTCGCGGCCCGGATGCATCGTCACGACAGGATCTCGTACGTCTGCATCATGAGCCGCTCGTACAGTCCCGACGGCAGCAGCTGACGCAGCGTGGGCGCCGCGCGCTGCAGCGCCTTGCCCACCGGATGCCGCAAACGGGGGGACGGATCGGCGATGATCCGCTCGAGCTCCCGCGCGATCGCCTCGGGTGGCTCGGCACCCTGCTCGTCGCGCTCCATCACCGCGAGCGCACGCTCGCCGCGCTCGTAGTACGGCGACTGTTGCGTGGACGCCACGGTCCGCACGCGGCTCGCCGTGAAGCCCGTGCGGAAGTCGCCCGGCTCCAGCAGTGCGACGCGCACCCCGAACGGCCGCACCTCCATGCGCAGCGCCTCGCTCATCGACTCGAGCGCCGCCTTGCTCGCGCTGTAGAACGCCTGGAACGGCACCGGCACGAGCCCCGCGATGGAGCTCACGTTCACGACGAGTCCCGCACGGCGCGCGCGCATGTGCGGCAGCACCGCGCGGCAGAGACGCAACGGACCGAACACGTTCGTCTCGAACTGCGCGCGCGCCTCCTCGACGGTCGTGTCCTCGACCGCGCCGGCGATGCCGTAGCCGGCGTTGTTCACGAGCACGTCGATGCGCGACTCCGCCGCGAGCACCTGCGCCACGCCGCGCGCCACGTCGTCGTCGCTCGTGACGTCCATCTCGAGCATCTCGACGCCGGCGGGCGCATCGGCCGGGCGCGCGCGGCGGCTGGTGCCGTACACGCGGAACCCGCGCGACACGAGGTGCAGGGCGCAGGCCTTCCCGATGCCCGACGAGGCACCGGTGATGAGCACGACCTGCGGCGATCCGTTAGGCGCTCGCGTCGCCATCAGAGGGCCCCCGCCTCGAGCATGTCGACGCGGTGCTGCAGCTCGCGCTCGAGCTGCTGCCGGCCGCGCTCGTACTGCGTCGGCCACCACTGCGCGTCCGTCCCCGAGCCCGCCGCGGCGTGCAGCGTCCAGTTCGGGTTGATGAGGTGCGGTCGGCCGAGCGCGCAGAGGTCGGCGCGGCCCGAGGCGATGATGGCGTTCACTTCGTCGGCGTCGGTGATGTTGCCGACGGCGATGGTGGGCACGCCGGCTTCGTTGCGGATGCGATCGCTGAACGGCGTCTGGAACATGCGGCCGTAGACGGGGCGTGCGTTAGGCGCGGTGTGTCCGGCGGAGACCTGCACGATGTCGACACCCGCGGCGCGGAACGCGCGCGCGATCTCGACCGCCTCGGCAGCGTCGACGCCGCCCTCCACCCAGTCGGTGGCGGAGATGCACACCGACATCGGACGCTCGTCGGGCCACGCGCCGCGCACGGCGCGGAACACCTCGAGCGGATAGCGCAGCCGGTTCTCGAGCGAGCCGCCGTACTCGTCGTCGCGGTGGTTCATGACCGGCGTGATGAACGCGGAGAGGAGAAGCCCCTGCGCGCACTGCAGCTCCACCATGTCGACGTTCGCGTCGGCGGCCATGCGCGTGGCGCGCACGAAGTCGTCGCGCACGCGGTCCATGTCGGCGCGCGTCATGGCCCGCGGCACCTGCATGCCCGGGCGGAACGGCACCGCCGACGGCGCGAGCGTCTCCCATCCGCCCTCGCCGATCGCCGCGTCGGGCTCCTCCCACGGCCGCTTCGTGGAGCCCTTCGGGCCGGCGTGCCCGAGCTGCAGGCAGATCTTCGCCGGCGTCCACTTGTGCACGACGTCGGTGACGCGCCGCCACGCGGCGATGTGCTCGTCGCGGTACATCCCGGCCGAGCCGAGCGAGAGCCGCGCATCGGGCGACACGGCGGCCATCTCGGTGATGAGCAGCCCGGCGCCGCCGAGCGCGCGCGCGCCGTAGTGCGCGACGTGGAAGTCGTTCGGCGTGCCGTCGTCCTCGGCGCTGTAGAGATCCATCGGCGCGACGACGACGCGGTTGACGAGCGTCATGTCGCGCAGGCGGAACGGCGTGAACATCGGTGGTGGCACCCGGGACTCGGGACTCGGGACTCGGGACTCGGCGTCCGCACCTGAGTCCCGAGTCCCGAGTCCCGAGTCCCGGGTCCCGCCCTCCGCCACGAACGACCGCTCCACACGCGCCAGGAACTCCCGGTCGCGTCGCCGCAGCGTCTCGTGCCCGACGCCCTGCGTGCGCGAGACGAGCGCGTACGCGAACTGTTCGGTGGGCAGGTTGATGTAGCGGCGGATGTTCTCGAACCACTCCATCGACGACGCGGTGGCGCTCTGCAGGCGCAGCGTCTCGGCCTTCCGCTCGGCGGCGTACGCGGCGAACGACGCCTCGTCAGGTCCACCCTCGGCGAGCGCGAGGGCGAGCGCGAGCCCGTCCTCCATGGCGAGCCGCGTCGACACGCCGGCGGAGAAGTGCGTCGTGTGCGCCGCCGCGCCGAGGAGCACGACACG
This DNA window, taken from Gemmatirosa kalamazoonensis, encodes the following:
- a CDS encoding PEP-CTERM sorting domain-containing protein, which produces MTLVVSATTASAQTSQLNIFGSARVFQQLPGAANNLIVDFLPPTLGGNGSVFTTINPADQTGVFSFLAPLTMGLNTDFVFGTGPTPPPTTLPSTILTIGGFTFTGTTFGSGNVPGTPVILTYDPTANTTSATVNVLGTVTGPGLVGGKFTGSYTTQFPGIDPVTLQTQIESGTVLSKSISATFIVSSVPEPATVALMGTGLIALFGAVRRRRTEV
- a CDS encoding aminotransferase class I/II-fold pyridoxal phosphate-dependent enzyme; amino-acid sequence: MARREAHVWPYARAVTSAPGTTTHAEAETQSAIRYGLNFATQDYLSLASHPSVQEAAMEALRRYGVHSGGSAALQGRSDISRALETEIGETLNTEHVVLFSSGWGAAFGAVTALVRPDDHIVLDRLAHNSLQTGANAATRNITHIEHINVDALRRALAGIRAGDASNGILVVTEGLFSMDSDSPDLRAMQAVCHEYQATLLVDVAHDFGSLGPGGTGHIGREGMLGEIDLVMGAFSKTFASNGGFVATRHPGVRAYLEAYGGPHTFSNSMSPIQIATVREALRIVRSEEGDARRASLMSVVHTLRGALAEQGLTCLGDPSAVVPVLIGQTSLARVASAGVLERGLFANLVEFPAVGVRAARFRMQAMSDHTPQQAREAAALLADAVREARERLAPPGTAARQVAA
- a CDS encoding SDR family oxidoreductase, coding for MATRAPNGSPQVVLITGASSGIGKACALHLVSRGFRVYGTSRRARPADAPAGVEMLEMDVTSDDDVARGVAQVLAAESRIDVLVNNAGYGIAGAVEDTTVEEARAQFETNVFGPLRLCRAVLPHMRARRAGLVVNVSSIAGLVPVPFQAFYSASKAALESMSEALRMEVRPFGVRVALLEPGDFRTGFTASRVRTVASTQQSPYYERGERALAVMERDEQGAEPPEAIARELERIIADPSPRLRHPVGKALQRAAPTLRQLLPSGLYERLMMQTYEILS
- a CDS encoding FAD-dependent monooxygenase: MQVVIVGGGPAGLYAAVLLRLVDPAGDVVVLERQEPGAGPVDGVAFAEPTLARVRAADPPTYDRIAQHFERWTDLEVQVHGRTMRSGGHSFAGISRRTLNAVLAERADALGADLRFGVDIRDDDALAAHGLGDADVVVAADGPHSALRDKYAEHFRPHLEERPTYNACFATTARFDASTFVFVENEHGIFQAHAFPQDDRLSTFIVQCDPESWNNAGFDWQDPAVTLGYCERLFAPWLGEHPLLSDFGTSESPWRRFVRVSNDRWHHERVVLLGAAAHTTHFSAGVSTRLAMEDGLALALALAEGGPDEASFAAYAAERKAETLRLQSATASSMEWFENIRRYINLPTEQFAYALVSRTQGVGHETLRRRDREFLARVERSFVAEGGTRDSGLGTRDSGADAESRVPSPESRVPPPMFTPFRLRDMTLVNRVVVAPMDLYSAEDDGTPNDFHVAHYGARALGGAGLLITEMAAVSPDARLSLGSAGMYRDEHIAAWRRVTDVVHKWTPAKICLQLGHAGPKGSTKRPWEEPDAAIGEGGWETLAPSAVPFRPGMQVPRAMTRADMDRVRDDFVRATRMAADANVDMVELQCAQGLLLSAFITPVMNHRDDEYGGSLENRLRYPLEVFRAVRGAWPDERPMSVCISATDWVEGGVDAAEAVEIARAFRAAGVDIVQVSAGHTAPNARPVYGRMFQTPFSDRIRNEAGVPTIAVGNITDADEVNAIIASGRADLCALGRPHLINPNWTLHAAAGSGTDAQWWPTQYERGRQQLERELQHRVDMLEAGAL